From Podospora bellae-mahoneyi strain CBS 112042 chromosome 3, whole genome shotgun sequence, the proteins below share one genomic window:
- the SDT1 gene encoding putative suppressor of disruption of TFIIS (EggNog:ENOG503NZRZ; COG:S), protein MESEAQAVNGTSPSPKQVFFFDIDNCLYPKSARVHDLMAELIDKYFATHLSLPYEDAVRLHKEYYQNYGLAIEGLVRHHQIDPLEYNAKVDDALPLDHIIKPREDLKKLLRDIDASKVRLWLFTNAYVNHAKRVVKLLEIEDFFEGVTYCDYAAPRLMCKPHEEAYEKAMREAGVERREDCYFVDDSYQNCKKAQEIGWNVAHLVEEGVKSPRTQACKYQISHLDELRTCFPEVFKKPETSSA, encoded by the exons ATGGAGTCAGAAGCCCAAGCCGTCAACGGGACCAGTCCCTCACCCAAACaagtctttttttt TGACATCGACAACTGCCTCTACCCCAAGA GCGCCCGCGTCCACGACCTCATGGCCGAGCTGATTGACAAGTACTTCGCCAcccatctctccctcccctacGAAGACGCCGTCAGGCTCCACAAGGAATACTACCAAAACTACGGCCTCGCCATCGAAGGCCTCGTCCGTCACCACCAAATTGACCCCCTCGAGTACAACGCCAAAGTCGACGACGCCCTCCCCCTAGaccacatcatcaagccCCGCGAGGAcctcaagaagctcctccGCGACATTGACGCCTCCAAAGTCAGGCTCTGGCTGTTCACAAACGCCTACGTCAACCACGCcaagagggtggtgaaacTGCTAGAGATAGAGGACTTCTTCGAGGGGGTGACGTATTGTGATTATGCGGCGCCGAGGCTGATGTGCAAGCCTCATGAGGAGGCGTATGAGAAggcgatgagggaggcgggggtggagaggagggaggattgTTATTTTGTTG ATGACTCGTACCAAAACTGCAAAAAGGCCCAAGAAATAGGCTGGAACGTCGCCCACCTTGTCGAAGAGGGTGTCAAGTCCCCCAGGACACAAGCGTGCAAGTACCAAATAAGCCACTTGGATGAGCTGCGCACTTGCTTCCCAGAGGTCTTCAAGAAGCCGGAAACGTCCTCGGCATAG
- a CDS encoding hypothetical protein (EggNog:ENOG503P5HR) — MTSNTTPDDLITSVTKLSLRTSSLDKPQKPAPSKKKAAAAAPVADSWEDEEDNDDASEPEETPLGSTQTGTNAPPPTPMSPIAKKQPFSPSALNAPGTFGFTSFDGPGADSSPRSAGAAPDRRPEKTDAVARRMIAAGLGLRAPRATEEQKAYDRAVKEQEKKRREEERERQRKKEEEAQKAKAAIWDD; from the coding sequence atgacctccaacaccacccccgacGACCTCATTACCTCAGTCACCAAACTCTCCCTcagaacctcctccctcgacaaaccccaaaaacccGCTCCCTCCAAGAAaaaggccgccgccgccgcccccgtCGCCGACAGCtgggaggacgaagaagacaacGATGATGCCTCAGAACCAGAAGAAACGCCACTAGGCAGCACCCAAACCGGCACCAACGcgcccccaccaacccccatgTCGCCCATAGCCAAGAAGCAGCCCTTTTCGCCATCAGCACTCAACGCCCCCGGCACGTTCGGTTTCACATCTTTTGACGGACCAGGCGCCGACTCAAGTCCTCGATCAGCAGGCGCCGCACCAGACAGACGCCCAGAAAAGACCGATGCCGTGGCGCGACGCATGAttgctgctgggttggggcTTCGGGCGCCGAGGGCGACCGAGGAGCAAAAGGCGTATGATCGGGCGgtcaaggagcaggagaagaagaggagggaggaggagagggagaggcagaggaagaaggaagaggaggcgcagaaggccaaggcggcTATTTGGGATGATTAA
- the SRB7 gene encoding RNA polymerase II mediator complex subunit (BUSCO:EOG09265SHM; COG:K; EggNog:ENOG503P37G): MGDKLTQLQESMDQLLTQFIAALYYNERHHDLQKFSPNDKIPELKQDQPPEVDTLDPEQFKAGQLELARDLITKEQQIEYLISTLPGLDNSERDQLQMIRELEEELGAAEQQRQEALRERDEVLKRLDGLVRLIRRH; the protein is encoded by the exons ATGGGCGACAAACTGACTCAACTCCAAGAGTCCATGGATCAA CTCCTCACCCAATTCATAGCAGCCCTCTACTACAACGAACGCCACCACGACCTCCAAAAGTTCTCCCCCAACGACAAAATCCCCGAACTCAAACAAGACCAGCCCCCCGAAGTTGATACCCTCGACCCTGAACAATTCAAGGCTGGGCAGCTCGAGCTCGCTAGAGATCTCATCACGAAGGAGCAGCAGATCGAGTATTTGATCTCGACGTTGCCGGGTCTAGATAATAGTGAAAGAGACCAGTTGCAGATGATacgggagttggaggaggagctgggggcggcggagcagcagaggcaggaggcgttgagggagCGGGATGAGGttttgaagaggttggatgggttggttaGGCTGATTAGGAGGCACTGA
- a CDS encoding hypothetical protein (EggNog:ENOG503P4MZ) yields MAEQKKRNVASHWQTSFHGPADVTLAVPSGVAVPWLLLRLGNCSSFPNHTQHTKLDSAGDTDFLSHCWHILICEEKAETLLHSHLRLRYGYPIVYLPRAFFDFSRRFAFDGTLLTCRVTDVCNTAIIMAQGSVGAAMSAERGGVQEGVAGKKTLLIASLSPDALHEVQQYEKLLKFRDEVLSGAHPRIKPPQLGKVAQAASSKSTAPASSSTTSATNSSSNAAVNGSRPLINNLPSFRANQQVTSVYMATNLPGLGMLSQKKPSGSGKPEIDPVLLEKSDDLVKAEIQLRRQRIERALKDEVEQRRVTSKPHEQMADLDVNDILAKAMTLSEDAPPQPTDDAAANTSASSDSFDNNTFYSSQHGTPDSVMAARIPSESEDEEMREESPYEPEFDPEPDLPAAMAHAQSLLDTSQPMSIPGVSISQHQPQPVRTNPTLPVPAPSFSIPGIGAANTYGSGLAGRPGPSGSAGSGPGNQHLLSQTRGNQNQTSPVVRGHDLSPLAPQPERVSPLASLAITRQPHLVDSDSSGRRATPAQVAALRKQTSNASSPESSPQAGKAADKKKNKKKNKRKADRLAVETAVSPVIKPEPRSPSPLTAAPYARPSKRQRQGRQQAVDSPYEEHRYQEPIRVETGYQECYQPNGSFRQERVVAYGRADGAYRPRYDDEPILVTSPRYERVERVYYDEPRQAVSARPIRPDSPGAQGAQYASREVRTARPVAYEEGGAVYRDVRAASRMSMRPVAYGDRSQSPIMYERPPAAMPPPRAPVRRILVDAHGREYLEPIRSTTVVREEVISDPRGERLYPAREMSRRPEVMDDEVIYQGAQPVYGAPRRVVTQPEYGAYRESANPMAPPPMNEYAPSRAEPHREYMARPASVRPGMETVHYEPSTSYERVPFEDRGRDYYGTGAAGTVRSASVRPGAESIRYEVPVAYERRVGGQVEEYVPLRSASVRPAQEPARYDPYGGGGQRVEYAAPPPVPAYGMQPPPPRSYSVLPAERVGERGYSIQPPPPPPSQQGGQAQGQGPPSGGGYYARPPPAGREDDEVVYLDRPPQREVYRDMR; encoded by the exons ATGGCggagcaaaagaagaggaacgTTGCGTCTCATTGGCAAACAAGCTTTCACGGTCCCGCAGATGTG ACCTTGGCGGTTCCCTCGGGGGTGGCAGTGCCTTGGCTTCTGCTGCGGCTGGGAAATTGTTCGAGTTTCCCAAACCACACACAACATACCAAACTTGACTCTGCCGGAGACACTGATTTTCTCAGTCACTGTTGGCATATTTTGATATGCGAAGAAAAGGCAGAGACGCTTCTTCATTCTCATTTGCGTCTCCGGTACGGATATCCGATCGTCTATTTACCCCGAGCATTTTTCGATTTTTCGCGTCGTTTTGCATTTGATGGGACGCTCTTAACGTGCCGAGTTACGGACGTTTGCAAcacagccatcatcatggcgCAAGGTTCTGTGGGTGCAGCCATGTCGGCGGAAAGAGGAGGGGTACAGGAGGGAGTCGCAGGCAAGAAGACGTTATTGATAGCGTCGCTGTCTCCCGACGCGTTGCACGAGGTGCAGCAGTACGAGAAGCTGCTCAAGTTTCGCGACGAGGTTCTCAGCGGTGCTCACCCGCGCATcaaaccaccacagcttGGGAAAGTCGCCCAAGCCGCGAGCTCAAAGTCGACagctcctgcttcttcttctaccACTTCTGCCACCAACTCATCATCTAATGCTGCGGTAAATGGAAGTCGCCCACTAATTAACAATCTGCCTTCATTCCGGGCGAACCAGCAAGTTACGTCAGTATACATGGCCACTAACCTTCCCGGCTTGGGCATGCTGTCGCAGAAGAAGCCTTCGGGCTCTGGCAAGCCCGAGATCGATCCGGTTCTGCTGGAGAAGTCTGACGACTTGGTCAAGGCTGAGATCCAGCTCCGGCGGCAGAGAATTGAGCGTGCTCTCAAAGATGAAGTTGAGCAGCGTCGCGTCACAAGCAAGCCACACGAGCAGATGGCTGATCTCGATGTCAACGACATCTTGGCCAAGGCCATGACATTATCCGAGGATGCGCCTCCTCAGCCCACTGATGATGCAGCTGCTAACACATCAGCATCGAGCGACTCTTTCGATAACAATACTTTCTACTCCAGTCAACATGGTACACCCGATTCAGTCATGGCAGCCCGAATCCCCAGCGAGTCCGAAGACGAGGAAATGCGAGAAGAATCGCCCTACGAGCCCGAGTTCGATCCAGAGCCCGACCTCCCGGCGGCCATGGCCCACGCACAATCCCTTCTCGACACGTCTCAGCCCATGTCGATACCGGGCGTTTCTATCTCCCAACATCAGCCACAGCCGGTTCGGACCAACCCAACACTTCCTGTCCCAGCTCCTTCCTTTTCAATTCCTGGAATAGGCGCGGCGAACACATATGGTAGCGGCCTGGCCGGTCGTCCTGGGCCGTCCGGCAGTGCTGGCAGTGGCCCAGGGAACCAGCATCTACTCAGTCAAACTCGTGGGAACCAGAATCAGACATCCCCAGTTGTGCGAGGACACGATCTCTCCCCTCTTGCTCCCCAACCAGAGCGTGTCTCTCCCCTGGCTTCTCTGGCCATTACAAGACAACCTCACTTGGTTGACTCTGACTCCAGTGGACGCAGGGCGACTCCTGCCCAGGTCGCAGCCCTTAGAAAGCAAACATCTAACGCGTCGAGCCCAGAGAGCTCCCCACAGGCTGGTAAGGCGGCcgataagaagaagaacaaaaagaagaacaagagaaaGGCGGACAGGTTGGCTGTTGAGACTGCTGTGTCGCCAGTCATTAAGCCTGAACCACGATCACCATCCCCTCTGACGGCCGCTCCTTATGCTCGGCCCAGCAAGCGCCAGAGGCAAGGGCGCCAGCAAGCTGTTGACTCTCCCTACGAAGAGCACAGGTATCAAGAACCAATCCGTGTAGAGACTGGTTACCAAGAGTGCTACCAGCCTAACGGCAGTTTCAGGCAGGAACGGGTCGTGGCCTACGGACGAGCAGATGGGGCATATCGTCCTCGCTATGACGATGAGCCCATTTTGGTCACATCACCAAGGTACGAGAGGGTCGAAAGGGTCTACTATGATGAGCCAAGACAAGCGGTGAGCGCCCGTCCCATCCGTCCGGATTCCCCAGGCGCCCAAGGTGCTCAATATGCTTCACGGGAGGTTCGTACTGCTCGTCCTGTGGCATATGAGGAAGGCGGTGCCGTTTACCGCGACGTCAGAGCTGCCTCCAGGATGAGTATGCGCCCAGTCGCGTACGGCGACCGCTCACAATCGCCCATCATGTATGAGCGGCCGCCTGCAGCTATGCCTCCGCCCAGGGCACCCGTGAGACGCATTCTTGTTGATGCCCATGGCCGAGAGTATCTCGAGCCCATTCGTTCGACTACAGTCGTGCGCGAGGAAGTGATCTCGGACCCAAGAGGCGAGAGGCTCTATCCTGCGAGGGAGATGTCACGGAGACCAGAGGTGATGGATGACGAGGTCATCTATCAGGGTGCGCAGCCTGTGTATGGAGCGCCGAGACGGGTGGTGACCCAGCCAGAGTACGGTGCTTACCGCGAGAGTGCCAACCCCATGGCGCCTCCACCTATGAACGAGTATGCGCCTTCGCGTGCGGAGCCTCACCGGGAATACATGGCCAGACCGGCTAGTGTCAGGCCCGGGATGGAGACAGTTCACTATGAACCTAGCACCAGCTATGAGAGGGTTCCTTTTGAGGATCGGGGGAGGGATTACTACGGTACTGGAGCTGCTGGGACGGTGAGGTCGGCCAGCGTCCGGCCTGGCGCGGAGAGCATCCGATATGAGGTTCCGGTTGCTTACGAGAGGAGGGTCGGAGGTCAAGTGGAGGAGTATGTGCCCCTGAGGTCGGCTAGTGTTAGGCCGGCTCAGGAGCCTGCGCGGTATGACCCgtatggaggtggtggtcagaGGGTCGAGTACGCTGCTCCGCCGCCAGTTCCTGCCTATGGGATGCAGCCGCCGCCCCCGAGGTCTTATAGTGTTTTGCCTGCcgagagggtgggggagagggggtatagcattcaacctcctccgcctccgccttcGCAGCAGGGGGGTCAGGCTCAGGGCCAAGGTCCTCCGAGTGGCGGGGGTTATTATGCtaggccgccgccggcggggagggaggatgatgaggttgtgTACCTGGATCGTCCGCCGCAGAGGGAGGTATATAGGGATATGCGTTAG
- a CDS encoding hypothetical protein (EggNog:ENOG503P7TU; BUSCO:EOG09264YIJ; COG:S) produces the protein MRRLLLSRPSSLSLLTTAPQRAFCASAPLSTTTTPSLELRTAQPPAEEPSPSQPEQPKENSEQQPPEPNLPSPYTFPLPLAPTTNHSSLPTFLTYASHTSLDSTSTVYIGTHYEYTAILSLTSLAFTLHRVGGRSDYGIDLLGFWSPIPNSPDPPLRVLAQCKVTKTAKPVYIRELEGAFVGAPPGWRSKGVIGALVAEKTATKGVRDAIGRSKWPMMYIVCSREGVVSQMLWNQRAVEEGGLEGLGVGRKYRVVEDGEQVEEVMLTWRGREVKALKKRKTREKKAE, from the coding sequence ATGCGCCGTCTACTTCTCTCCCGGCCATCCTCCCtatccctcctcaccaccgcccctcAACGAGCCTTCTGCGCCAGCGCccctctctcaacaacaacaaccccctccctcgaaCTCAGAACTGCACAGCCACCCGCAGAAgaaccctccccttctcaaccAGAGCAACCAAAGGAAAATtcagaacaacaacccccagaaccaaacctcccctccccctacacctttcccctccccctcgccccaaccaccaaccactcctccctccccaccttcctcacctacgcctcccacacctccctcgactcaacctccaccgtctaCATAGGCACCCACTACGAGTAcaccgccatcctctccctcaccagcctAGCTTTCACCCTCCACCGCGTCGGCGGCCGCTCCGACTACGGCATTGACCTCCTCGGCTTCTGgtcccccatcccaaactcCCCAGACCCACCCCTCAGAGTCCTCGCCCAATGCAAAGTCACCAAAACAGCCAAACCGGTATACATCCGCGAGCTGGAAGGCGCCTTCGTCGGAGCCCCTCCCGGGTGGCGCTCAAAGGGCGTTATCGGAGCACTAGTTGCAGAGAAGACTGCAACAAAAGGTGTCAGGGATGCGATTGGGAGGAGCAAATGGCCGATGATGTACATTGTTTGTTctagggagggggtggtgagccaGATGCTGTGGAATcagagggcggtggaggagggggggttggaagggttgggggtggggaggaaatatagggttgttgaggatggggagcaggtggaggaggtgatgttgacgtggagggggagggaggttaaGGCCctcaagaagagaaaaacgagggaaaagaaggctgAATAA